The Fibrobacter sp. genomic interval AACTGCCCGCCATGCTCCTGACCGACGCCGTGGTGCGGCTAAAAGACGGGGCCCTCGGGAACCGTGAATCCGGCGACACGGACTCCTTTGCCCAGGGGCTACTGGGTTGGCCGGTCTATACCCGCCCCGAGGTTTTCGAGGGCAAAAAGGTACCCGAAGTGCTGCTTTCGGGTCACCACAAGAACATTTCTGAATGGCGGAAGCAGGAATCCTTGAAAAGAACCGAGGAAAGACGCCCCGACATCCTTGAAAAATTCAAATTAAATGCTAAATTTGGCGACAAATAATTAAGAGGTACACATTATGTCCCTGAACATCGAAGCTATCCATAACGAAAACGTAAAGGCCGAAGCCCCGAGCTTCCGCGCCGGTGACACCGTCACTGTGAACGTAAAGGTTATCGAAGGAACCAAGGAACGCATCCAGCCTTTCAAGGGCGTTGTGATCCAGCAGAAGAACTCCGGCATTTCCAAGACCCTCACGGTCCGCAAGATGTCCGGCGCCGTCGCCGTGGAACGCATTTTCCCGGTGAACTCCCCCCGTATCGAATCCATCGTCCTGGATCGTGCCGGTAAGGTCCGCCAGTCCCGCATCTACTACATGCGTAACCTCCGCGGTAAGGCCGCCCGTATCGACGAACGCGAGGCCTAATTAGGCTTTCGGGGGTGATTTCCCGATGAACGGGAATTCCCGACAACAAGTTATCCCGCCCACGCACTCAAGCGTGAAGGCGGGTTTTGTTGTATATTCCCACGACGACCAGGAGCGAAAAATCATCATCCTGGACAAGGGCGAACTTGCGGCAGTGGATAATTCCCTGACTCCCCGCAAGGTGCACTTTACCATGCAGCCCGGCGACCTGGTAGGGGTAGCCGCCCTATTGGAGCGGGAACCTTTCCGCTACGACCTGGAGGCCACCAGGGATTCCGAAATCACCGTGGTGGGCGAAGACTGCATGGAGTCCGAACTCAAGAGCATTCCCCTGTGGCTTTTGGCGGTAATCCGCGAGCTTTCGGCCAGAAATCGCCAGCGGAAAGAAGCTGGTCGCCATAGCCGGGCCGCTAATTCCCTCGTAAGCCTCTCCGAATTCTGCAGGCACCTGAAAAAAGGCGAGCCCTACCCGCTAGAAAGCCTTGTGCAGGAATTCTGCTGGCAGACCAAGGCCTGCGCCCCCGAAGTCAAGGAAGACCTGAAGGCACTCAGCCGCCGCAAGTTCGTGGAGATTGCCGGGATGGACCCCGTGGTGACGGTCACCCAGCCCGAACTTTTGGAACTGTTCGTGGACTACCTGGAATCCGAAGCGCAAGAAAAACCCTGGCCGCCCCTGCAGCTCACGCTGAACCAGAAGAAGGCCCTTGTTAGGTTATCTATAACCGAAAGTGACTTGTCCCAAGACCCTCCGGCATGGCTCGCCTTTTTCCAGAAGAACAACATTGCCCTCACCGCCGCCGACTGGATAAAGATGCAGGGACTGGGCTGGTTCGTAAACACCAAAGACAACCTTTTCGCCCCAGATTCCAAGAAGATTGAATATTTCCTCTTGGCGCTGCGCTACGAAATCAACCTGAGGGGGGT includes:
- the rplS gene encoding 50S ribosomal protein L19, which produces MSLNIEAIHNENVKAEAPSFRAGDTVTVNVKVIEGTKERIQPFKGVVIQQKNSGISKTLTVRKMSGAVAVERIFPVNSPRIESIVLDRAGKVRQSRIYYMRNLRGKAARIDEREA
- a CDS encoding Crp/Fnr family transcriptional regulator, producing MNGNSRQQVIPPTHSSVKAGFVVYSHDDQERKIIILDKGELAAVDNSLTPRKVHFTMQPGDLVGVAALLEREPFRYDLEATRDSEITVVGEDCMESELKSIPLWLLAVIRELSARNRQRKEAGRHSRAANSLVSLSEFCRHLKKGEPYPLESLVQEFCWQTKACAPEVKEDLKALSRRKFVEIAGMDPVVTVTQPELLELFVDYLESEAQEKPWPPLQLTLNQKKALVRLSITESDLSQDPPAWLAFFQKNNIALTAADWIKMQGLGWFVNTKDNLFAPDSKKIEYFLLALRYEINLRGVL